The following proteins are encoded in a genomic region of Synechococcus sp. CBW1002:
- a CDS encoding EF-hand domain-containing protein codes for MVNGSERPERPAPQAPAGHLPVQLIHRYLRLFAFYDRDGDGRHTLRGDFEPVAAQLAQRWQGRRTPFPNLLQLLLDTYRHENARRDSDHDGLVTQVEFVASHARVFAAFQADPDGARRFIARSAGGFFDVLDLDGYGMLCLDDLAAFASAYGHPTGSIAANLDAMLAGLGLPAGLLPREAFLTLVEQYWFDPSPEAPGRHLFDGVGLSDPSDAHTASIAPPSVDDKPGLDGPER; via the coding sequence ATGGTGAACGGCTCTGAACGACCTGAGCGCCCGGCGCCCCAGGCCCCGGCAGGGCATCTGCCGGTCCAGCTGATCCACCGCTATCTCCGCCTGTTTGCCTTCTACGACCGCGATGGCGACGGACGCCACACCCTGCGCGGCGATTTCGAGCCGGTGGCTGCTCAGCTCGCTCAGCGCTGGCAGGGTCGGAGGACTCCCTTCCCGAATCTGCTGCAGCTTCTTCTCGACACCTACAGGCACGAAAACGCGCGTCGAGACAGCGACCATGACGGACTGGTGACTCAGGTGGAGTTCGTGGCCTCCCACGCGCGGGTGTTCGCTGCCTTCCAGGCCGATCCGGATGGTGCACGGCGGTTCATCGCCCGGTCCGCCGGTGGTTTTTTCGACGTGCTCGACCTCGATGGCTATGGCATGCTCTGCCTCGACGACCTGGCGGCCTTCGCCTCCGCCTACGGCCATCCCACCGGCAGCATCGCCGCCAACCTCGATGCAATGCTCGCCGGCCTGGGTTTGCCGGCAGGCCTGCTGCCGCGCGAGGCTTTCCTGACGCTGGTGGAACAGTATTGGTTCGATCCCTCCCCGGAGGCGCCCGGCCGCCACCTCTTTGATGGCGTGGGCCTGTCCGATCCATCCGATGCCCACACCGCAAGCATTGCCCCCCCATCAGTGGATGACAAGCCTGGACTGGATGGGCCTGAACGCTGA
- a CDS encoding transposase, whose product MSKRRTHSPEFKARVAMEAISGRKTIQEIAADHAIHPIQVSQWKRQLLDGASELFTRGKKTKDKEEGQAKEAELFQQIGRLQMELEWLKKKSQLL is encoded by the coding sequence ATGAGCAAGCGCCGCACCCACAGCCCCGAGTTCAAGGCCAGGGTCGCCATGGAGGCGATCAGTGGCCGCAAGACGATCCAGGAGATCGCCGCCGACCACGCCATCCACCCGATCCAGGTGAGCCAGTGGAAGCGGCAGCTCCTGGACGGTGCCAGCGAGCTCTTCACCCGAGGCAAGAAGACCAAGGACAAGGAGGAGGGGCAGGCCAAGGAGGCGGAGCTGTTCCAGCAGATCGGACGGCTGCAGATGGAGCTGGAGTGGCTCAAAAAAAAGTCTCAACTGCTCTGA
- a CDS encoding IS3 family transposase, protein MRKLVDHDHPELSISRQCALLGLPRSTLYYRPTPVRVSTLRIMARIDALYLEDPCSGSRRMVDYLAQDGIPISRDRVRNLMRRMGLRAIYQKPRTTVPGDPSVRFPCLVDLTQVTSVDQVWATDITYIPLQKGFLYLVAIMDLHSRHVLSWRLSNSLDTKFCLEALEMALGGGRRPEIFHSDQGCQFTSADFVARLKGERIQISWSGRKRCYDNILVERLWRTVKYEEVYLRAYSDGWDAEISLARFLWRYCHVRPHSSLGGKTPHAVYTEAEPCSTRPGLTMSGAGTVQ, encoded by the coding sequence CTGCGCAAGCTGGTCGATCACGACCACCCCGAGCTCAGCATCAGCAGGCAGTGTGCGCTGCTGGGGCTGCCTCGATCCACGCTGTACTACCGGCCGACACCGGTCCGTGTATCGACGCTGCGGATCATGGCCAGGATCGATGCTCTCTACCTGGAGGATCCCTGCAGCGGCAGCCGCCGGATGGTGGACTATCTGGCCCAAGATGGTATCCCGATCAGCCGAGATCGAGTGCGAAACCTCATGCGGCGCATGGGATTACGGGCGATCTACCAGAAGCCCCGGACGACGGTTCCAGGTGATCCGTCCGTGCGGTTCCCCTGCCTGGTGGACCTCACGCAGGTCACGTCGGTGGATCAGGTCTGGGCGACCGACATCACCTACATCCCTCTGCAGAAAGGGTTCCTCTATCTGGTGGCGATCATGGATCTCCATTCCAGGCATGTGCTCAGCTGGAGGCTCTCCAACAGCCTTGACACGAAGTTCTGTCTGGAGGCCCTGGAGATGGCCTTGGGAGGCGGCCGTAGGCCAGAGATCTTCCACTCCGATCAAGGCTGTCAGTTCACGTCCGCTGACTTTGTGGCCAGACTCAAAGGGGAGCGGATCCAGATCAGCTGGTCCGGCAGAAAGCGGTGCTACGACAACATCCTTGTTGAACGGCTGTGGAGGACTGTCAAGTACGAGGAGGTCTACCTACGGGCATACAGCGATGGCTGGGACGCTGAAATCAGCCTGGCCCGCTTCCTGTGGCGGTATTGCCATGTAAGACCTCACAGTTCCCTTGGAGGCAAAACTCCCCACGCGGTCTACACTGAGGCCGAACCATGTTCCACCCGTCCTGGGTTAACGATGTCAGGGGCCGGAACTGTCCAATAA